The Wansuia hejianensis genomic interval GCCTCATCTTTCACTGCTGCCAGAACCGGGTTCTCTCTTACGATTTTCTCAAACTCCATGAATTCTTCTCCTTTTCTTCCTTAACAAAACAGGAGAAAATCCCAAATACTGTTCTCGAAAATCTCTAAATAATTATAGCATTTTCACAATACTCTTGTCAATAATTGTTTGTTTTTAGTATCTTTACCTATGTATTCTCGTTCGGCCAAACATTCGACAAATTATACTCTGATTTTTCTAACAGCATTGATTGCATTTATGAAGTTTTCCCCTGCCTCTTTCTTTAATCAGCTCCCTCTGCTCCTGCGCTCTGCGCCTTTTTGCGATATTTTATCCGTACAATTCATCACCTACTTTCCCTGTACACAAAAAAAGAACAAAAGATATCATGACAAGTCATTTTTTATCTCTTATTCTCTGCGATAACAAGTATTCAGTTGAATTGGTACAGCCGGTTCTCCTGCGCTGTTATGTTTTATTATAAACATTTTTAATAAATTGTCAAGAATATTTTTTGCATTTTTAATCATTTTTATTTTTGTATCTTATTCACCGTTCAATTATCAAAAAATAGTTGACAAGTGTTGAGAAATCATTTATCATAAAAGCATACAAATTTAACAATTTTGTGCGCTATGCTAAGAGTAAAAAAGAGCTATGCATACATAACATTCTTTTGTTATGTGCCGGCTCTTTTTTTGTTGTACAAGTTATATTTTCAGCGGGAAAGGAAGGTGGAGCATTCAGAGCTAAGAGCCCCGGCACGGAAAGCAAAAGAAAAATCAAATGAACAGGAGAGGGAAAACTATGAGCAGACATTTAACATTAGGAATCGACATTGGGACATCCAGTGTAAAAGCCAGAATTCTGAATACTGCAACAAACCAGGTGGTCGCTGCCGGTCAGCAGGCCCACCCTCTGATCTTATCCAAACCTGGCTATGCGGAGCAAGAGGGGGACAGCTATTGGAATGCGGTTGTTTCTGCCATCCGCCAGTGCCTGGCCTGCGGGGATTTCGCCAATGACATCGCCGGTGTGGGTATCTCTGGCCTGGTGGGCGTGGCCCTTCCCATCGATACCAACGGAAAACCCATCCGCCCGGGAATGATCTGGATGGACGCCCGCGCCGAGGAAGAATGCGAAGATATCCGCAGATCTGTCGGCGAAAAAGCTATTAATGATAATAACGGTAACCGCATCGCCTGCTGGTTCGTAGAACCTAAAGCCCTGTGGATGAAAAAGCATGAACCTGAGCTTTTTGAAAAAACCTACAAATTCCTGTCCCCTGCCGGCTACTGTACATACCGCCTGAGCAGCGCGTTCACCATCAACAAAGGCGATGCCGGCCTCTTCTATCCTTACAATTATCAGGAAGGCGAATGGAACCCTGAACTGGCGGAAAAGATCGGAATCCCCATTGATAAATATCCGAAAATTTATAACAGTGACGATGTGATCGGCACCGTTACAGAGCGTGCCGCCCAGGAAACCGGGCTCCGCAAGGGAACTGTCGTAGTCGCCGGCGGCACCGATATCAGCTCCGCGGCTCTCGGCTGCGGTGTTACAAAAGCGGGCCAGGCCTATTATTCCATGGGCACCGGATCTAATCTGGGAATTATGATTCCCACGGAAGACCGCAAGGATGAATACCGCATTCTCAAATGGCCCCATGTGCTGAACGGTCTGACTATGTTCGACGCGCCCATGGCTTTTACCGGCGCTTCCCTGAACTGGTACCGGGACACCTTCGCAGAACACGAGGTCCTGATGGCGAAGCAGGCAGGCCTGAATGTCTTTTCACTATTTGACAAATACGCCTCCGCTTCTGATCCCGGCGCCGGAGGCCTCCTCTACCTGCCCTATATGGGCAACACGCTGTCGCCCAACTGGAATCCCAGCTCAAAGGGGATCTTCTTCGGCGCCAGCATCGGAACTACGAAGGCTGACTGGCTGCGCGCGCTGATGGAGGGAGTCGCTTTTGACCTCTTCAGCAACATAAAGATCGCTCTGGCCAGCGGGGCCAAGATCGATAAGCTGACCTTGAACGGCGGGCCGACCAAGAGTTCTTTCTGGAACAGGATTACCGCCGACGTGACCGGCATCCCCCTGGAAACCACAAATGTAGATGAGGCGGCGCCCCTGGGCGATGCGATCCTCGCGGCAAAGGGAGCAGGAATCTACCAGTCACTGACCGAACCTCTCAGCCATCTGGTGAAAGTGACCGGCTCGATCGAGCCAGACCCCGCCGTCCATGAAATGTATATGGATTTTTACACTATCTGGGAACGGGTATATCAAAATCTGAAAAGCGAACTGGACGATCATCACAAATTACTGTTCAAGTACAACATGGGGAAAAAGAGCTGAGAAAAAACTATAACCCAAAAAGGAGCCAGAACCATTATGAATTCCAGAGAACGAGTGCTTACCGCTATGAACCATGTGAGGCCTGACCGAGTGCCCATCAATTTCCGTTCTGTCGACACCGTCGCAGACCGCATGGAACACTATTACAGCAAATCCCACCAGGAATTATTAGAATACCTGCAGGTAGATTTCCGGGAGGTAATCCCCCCTTATACCGGCCCGGCCTTCCCCAAAGACTCCAACGGCAATTTCTTCGATGAATGGGGAGTCCGGCGGAAGGAGGTTGTCACAGACCGCAGCCGCGATGTTTTCGTTGATTACAGCCCGCTGGCGGATGTGGAAGACCTGGATGAAATCAGGAATTATCCCTGGCCGGATGTGGACGCCTACGATTATTCCTGCCTGGAAACCATGTGCAGGGGATTTGACGGCTATGCGATCTCCGGTCCCGGGCTTTTCGCCGAAGGCTACCACGGCGTTTTCCACCAACTGACTTACCTGTTCGGCATGGAACAGGCGATGATGAACCTTCTCACAGAAGAAGAGCTGGTTAAAGAGACGATTAAACACATCACTGCCTACTGGACCGGCTATTTCGACAGAATGTTCACCGCCTGCAAGGGGAAGCTGGATTTTATCTTCTATAAAGACGACATGGGTTCCCAGAACAGCCTTCTGGTGAGCCAGGATGTATTCAGAAAATTTTTCAAGCCCAGCCTCAAGGAGCTATGCGATCTGGCGGACAGCTACGGCGCCGCCATGATTTACCATACCTGCGGAAGCGTCAAGCCTCTGATTTCCGACTTCATCGACGCGGGCGTAAAAGTGCTGGATCCGATCCAGACTTCAGCGAAGGATATGGATATCCGGGATCTGAAAGATTCTTTCGGAGACAAGGTGACGTTCCACGGCGCCATCGATACCCAGCAGGTGCTCCCCAACAGCAGCCCTGAGGAAATCATTGATATTGTAAAACACACTCTGTCCGTGCTCGGAAAAGACGGGGGCTATTTCTTCAGCCCTTCCCACCGGATCCAGCAGGATACGCCTATCGAAACGATTGTGGCCATGTACGACACGGTCCGCAACTGGAACGATTATTAACTGCCGATATCATTCCTGAACGCATGCTCCTCATGAGGCGTAGGGGGAAGGCATGTTAACCAATGTCTTGCGGGCGTCATCCCGGAACGCATGCTCCTCACGGAGCGTGGGAACAG includes:
- a CDS encoding xylulokinase, with the translated sequence MSRHLTLGIDIGTSSVKARILNTATNQVVAAGQQAHPLILSKPGYAEQEGDSYWNAVVSAIRQCLACGDFANDIAGVGISGLVGVALPIDTNGKPIRPGMIWMDARAEEECEDIRRSVGEKAINDNNGNRIACWFVEPKALWMKKHEPELFEKTYKFLSPAGYCTYRLSSAFTINKGDAGLFYPYNYQEGEWNPELAEKIGIPIDKYPKIYNSDDVIGTVTERAAQETGLRKGTVVVAGGTDISSAALGCGVTKAGQAYYSMGTGSNLGIMIPTEDRKDEYRILKWPHVLNGLTMFDAPMAFTGASLNWYRDTFAEHEVLMAKQAGLNVFSLFDKYASASDPGAGGLLYLPYMGNTLSPNWNPSSKGIFFGASIGTTKADWLRALMEGVAFDLFSNIKIALASGAKIDKLTLNGGPTKSSFWNRITADVTGIPLETTNVDEAAPLGDAILAAKGAGIYQSLTEPLSHLVKVTGSIEPDPAVHEMYMDFYTIWERVYQNLKSELDDHHKLLFKYNMGKKS
- a CDS encoding uroporphyrinogen decarboxylase family protein; amino-acid sequence: MNSRERVLTAMNHVRPDRVPINFRSVDTVADRMEHYYSKSHQELLEYLQVDFREVIPPYTGPAFPKDSNGNFFDEWGVRRKEVVTDRSRDVFVDYSPLADVEDLDEIRNYPWPDVDAYDYSCLETMCRGFDGYAISGPGLFAEGYHGVFHQLTYLFGMEQAMMNLLTEEELVKETIKHITAYWTGYFDRMFTACKGKLDFIFYKDDMGSQNSLLVSQDVFRKFFKPSLKELCDLADSYGAAMIYHTCGSVKPLISDFIDAGVKVLDPIQTSAKDMDIRDLKDSFGDKVTFHGAIDTQQVLPNSSPEEIIDIVKHTLSVLGKDGGYFFSPSHRIQQDTPIETIVAMYDTVRNWNDY